In Candidatus Poribacteria bacterium, one genomic interval encodes:
- the proB gene encoding glutamate 5-kinase encodes MTHSRSRTTWLRGVKRLVVKVGTTTLTAGTRELSESLIAELARQIVAARQQGLEVILVTSGAIGVGSGRLKLRSRPRDIGSLQAAAAVGQSLLMHTYETAFRALGQPVAQVLITAGDLRDRRRYVNFSNAIAALFRYGVVPIVNENDTISVDEIRVGDNDTLSAHVANASDADLLVLLSDIEGLYTADPNTHPGASLIPEVDRLTPQVHRIADGDRASGAGLGTGRLATKLRAAEIVVSSGKPMVLARGGRPNVLTDILDGEEVGTLFCPSSTRLGRRKRWIAYTLSPRGALTLDDGAVRALTDRGKSLLPSGVIAVDGTFAFGDPVRCLSAEGTEFARGLVNYAADEIRAIQGSRTAAIESILGYHFADEVIHRDNLVLIDHAETPDDSTSADPD; translated from the coding sequence ATCACCCACTCACGTTCGCGGACTACCTGGCTTCGCGGCGTCAAACGCCTCGTCGTCAAGGTCGGAACGACGACGCTGACAGCGGGAACGCGGGAGCTGAGTGAGTCGCTGATCGCAGAACTGGCTCGCCAGATCGTCGCCGCGAGGCAACAGGGACTCGAGGTCATCCTCGTCACCTCAGGGGCGATCGGCGTCGGTTCCGGCAGACTGAAGCTCCGGTCACGACCGCGCGATATCGGATCACTGCAGGCAGCCGCAGCCGTAGGTCAGAGCCTGCTCATGCACACGTACGAGACGGCGTTCCGCGCCCTCGGACAGCCGGTCGCTCAGGTGCTCATCACTGCAGGCGACCTTCGCGACCGCCGACGCTATGTCAACTTCAGCAATGCCATCGCGGCGCTGTTCCGCTACGGCGTCGTGCCCATCGTCAACGAGAACGACACGATCTCGGTCGACGAAATCCGCGTCGGCGACAACGACACGCTCTCGGCGCACGTGGCGAACGCTTCGGATGCCGATCTACTGGTCCTGCTCAGCGACATCGAAGGGCTCTACACGGCTGACCCGAACACCCATCCGGGCGCGAGCCTCATTCCGGAAGTGGACCGCCTGACGCCTCAGGTCCATCGGATCGCCGACGGCGACCGCGCCAGCGGCGCAGGGCTCGGAACGGGACGACTGGCGACCAAGCTCCGCGCCGCCGAGATCGTCGTCTCCTCCGGCAAACCGATGGTGCTCGCGCGCGGCGGACGACCGAATGTCCTCACAGACATCCTCGACGGCGAAGAGGTCGGGACACTGTTCTGCCCATCGTCGACGCGCTTGGGTAGAAGGAAGCGATGGATCGCGTACACGCTGTCGCCGCGAGGCGCGCTGACACTCGACGACGGAGCGGTCCGCGCGTTGACGGATCGTGGCAAGAGCCTCCTGCCTTCGGGCGTTATCGCGGTTGACGGAACGTTCGCGTTCGGAGACCCTGTCCGCTGTCTGAGCGCCGAAGGAACCGAGTTCGCGCGTGGACTGGTCAACTACGCGGCAGACGAGATCCGCGCGATCCAGGGGAGCCGTACCGCTGCCATCGAGAGCATTCTCGGATACCACTTCGCCGACGAGGTGATCCATCGCGACAACCTCGTGCTCATCGACCACGCTGAGACGCCCGACGACTCAACGTCCGCTGATCCCGACTAG
- the obgE gene encoding GTPase ObgE, whose product MIDIAEIEVRGGDGGDGCLAFRREKHVPRGGPNGGDGGKGGSVIFEATESVSTLIDLRYSQHYDAGRGGNGEGNQRHGADGQDTRVLVPVGTTIDDVETGERLADLSEPGSQAVVARGGIGGRGNARFKTSTYRTPRVRELGEPGEARRLRLEVHLIADVGLVGFPNVGKSTLLAHVSEAKPKIADYPFTTLSPNLGVVRLGLGENMVVADLPGLIEGAHEGAGLGYDFLRHVERTRLLLHVLDGAAVEGRDPLRDLVVINRELCAHSEALAHTPQIIVLNKADLPSAQENLPRLLDALSGRPVHVVSGVTGEGLDALMRQAYARLRQMRAVDAATSDDAEEPVLFREERRRGVRVSRSEGIYCVDSDAARRAVVMTEMGNDEAVWLLHRRLTRMGVIKALKRAGAREGDTIQIGDTQLVFSAGDHPLTFADYLASRRQTPRRQGRNDDADSGNAGAE is encoded by the coding sequence ATGATCGACATTGCCGAGATCGAAGTCCGTGGCGGCGACGGCGGCGACGGCTGCCTGGCGTTCCGACGCGAGAAGCACGTCCCGCGCGGCGGGCCCAACGGCGGCGACGGGGGCAAGGGCGGAAGCGTCATCTTCGAGGCGACCGAGTCGGTCTCCACGCTCATCGATCTGCGGTACTCGCAGCACTACGACGCGGGGAGAGGCGGCAACGGCGAAGGGAACCAGCGCCACGGAGCCGACGGTCAGGACACCCGCGTGCTCGTCCCGGTCGGAACGACCATCGACGACGTTGAGACCGGCGAACGCCTTGCCGACCTGTCGGAGCCCGGTTCCCAAGCCGTCGTCGCCCGGGGCGGCATCGGGGGACGAGGCAACGCACGGTTCAAGACGAGCACCTATCGGACGCCTCGCGTTCGCGAGCTCGGCGAGCCCGGAGAGGCGCGACGGCTGCGACTCGAGGTGCACCTGATTGCGGACGTTGGGTTGGTCGGGTTCCCGAATGTGGGCAAGTCCACGCTGCTCGCGCACGTCTCCGAGGCGAAGCCGAAGATCGCCGACTACCCGTTCACGACGTTGAGCCCGAACCTCGGCGTCGTCCGCCTCGGACTTGGCGAGAACATGGTCGTGGCAGACTTGCCGGGACTCATCGAGGGGGCTCACGAGGGAGCGGGGCTGGGCTATGATTTCCTTCGGCACGTCGAGCGAACGCGGCTCCTTCTCCACGTCCTCGATGGCGCCGCCGTCGAAGGCAGAGACCCGCTGCGCGATCTCGTCGTCATCAACCGCGAGCTTTGTGCGCATTCGGAGGCGCTGGCGCATACGCCGCAGATCATCGTGCTGAATAAGGCGGATCTGCCGTCGGCGCAGGAGAACCTGCCTCGTCTGCTCGACGCGCTGAGCGGGCGACCGGTTCACGTCGTATCCGGCGTCACCGGCGAGGGGCTCGACGCGCTGATGCGGCAAGCCTACGCACGGCTCCGACAGATGCGCGCCGTCGACGCCGCTACCTCCGACGACGCCGAAGAGCCCGTTCTGTTCCGCGAAGAGCGGCGGCGAGGCGTCCGCGTCAGCCGGAGCGAAGGAATCTACTGCGTGGACAGCGACGCGGCGCGACGCGCGGTCGTCATGACGGAGATGGGCAACGACGAAGCCGTCTGGCTCCTGCATCGCCGCCTGACGCGGATGGGCGTCATCAAGGCGCTGAAGCGTGCCGGGGCGAGAGAGGGCGACACGATCCAGATAGGGGACACACAGCTTGTCTTCTCAGCAGGGGATCACCCACTCACGTTCGCGGACTACCTGGCTTCGCGGCGTCAAACGCCTCGTCGTCAAGGTCGGAACGACGACGCTGACAGCGGGAACGCGGGAGCTGAGTGA
- a CDS encoding glutamate-5-semialdehyde dehydrogenase, with the protein MTTETRVREQALAAKRAARTLAALSSATKTTALMRMAEALTGNVDALQSANQLDLDAGQANDLTKAMLDRLALTQKVIDGMADGLRQIAALPDPVGNVDRMWVRPNGLRIGKMRVPLGVVGIIYESRPNVTADAAGLCIKSGNAVVLRGGSEAIHSNTAIVRLLRSAAAESGLPAEAIQIVETTDRRAVGELLKLDDIIDVIVPRGGKGLIRFVMENSTIPVVKHEDGICHTYVDRRANLDMAEGIAYNAKVQRPSVCNAMETLLVHADVADEFLPRIAARLTAAGVELRGCERTRHLLPEAAAATEDDWRTEYLDLILSVRVVDSLDDAVAHIEEYGSHHSDAIVTDDYEAAQRFLLDVDSATVYVNASTRFTDGYEFGLGAEVGISTQKLHARGPMGIDELTTYKYIVYGSGQVRG; encoded by the coding sequence ATGACGACCGAGACCCGTGTCCGCGAACAGGCGCTCGCCGCCAAGCGAGCCGCGCGAACCCTGGCTGCCCTCTCCTCGGCGACGAAGACAACCGCCCTCATGCGCATGGCTGAGGCGCTGACCGGCAACGTGGATGCTCTCCAGTCGGCGAATCAGCTCGACCTCGACGCAGGTCAGGCGAACGATCTCACCAAAGCGATGCTCGACCGCCTGGCGCTGACGCAGAAGGTCATCGACGGCATGGCGGATGGTCTCAGGCAGATCGCCGCGTTGCCCGACCCCGTCGGCAACGTGGACCGCATGTGGGTGCGCCCGAACGGACTTCGCATCGGGAAGATGCGAGTACCCCTCGGCGTGGTCGGCATCATCTACGAGTCGCGTCCGAACGTTACGGCGGACGCAGCCGGGCTCTGCATCAAGTCGGGGAACGCGGTCGTGCTGCGGGGCGGCTCCGAGGCGATCCACTCGAACACGGCAATCGTCCGGCTGCTGCGTTCCGCCGCCGCCGAGTCCGGACTGCCCGCAGAGGCGATCCAGATCGTCGAGACGACCGACCGAAGGGCGGTCGGCGAACTGCTGAAGCTGGACGACATCATCGACGTCATCGTGCCGCGCGGCGGCAAGGGTCTGATCCGGTTCGTCATGGAGAACTCGACGATCCCAGTCGTCAAGCACGAGGACGGCATCTGCCACACGTACGTAGACCGCCGAGCGAACCTCGATATGGCGGAAGGTATCGCGTACAACGCGAAAGTCCAGAGACCTTCCGTCTGCAACGCGATGGAGACGCTTCTGGTGCATGCCGACGTCGCGGATGAGTTCCTGCCGCGCATCGCGGCGCGGCTCACCGCTGCCGGCGTCGAACTGCGCGGATGCGAACGGACACGCCACCTCCTGCCGGAAGCCGCCGCCGCGACCGAAGACGACTGGCGAACCGAGTATCTCGATCTGATCCTCTCGGTACGGGTCGTCGACTCGCTCGACGACGCCGTGGCTCACATCGAGGAGTACGGTTCCCACCATTCCGACGCCATCGTGACCGACGACTACGAAGCCGCACAGCGGTTCCTCCTCGACGTCGACTCCGCCACCGTCTACGTGAACGCCTCGACGCGCTTCACCGATGGCTACGAGTTCGGTCTGGGCGCGGAGGTCGGTATCAGCACACAGAAGCTGCACGCCCGGGGTCCCATGGGCATCGACGAGCTGACGACCTACAAGTACATCGTCTACGGATCGGGGCAGGTGCGCGGCTGA